The genome window CGGTGACAACTTCCTGCACGAGGGTCACATCGTTGCTGACGCGCGAGACGATCTCGCCTGTGCGCCGCTCGGCGAAGAAACGCAGGGGCAGTCCCGTCAGTTGCGCATGAACTTGCGCACGGAAATCGGCGATCACCCTTTGTCCGACCTGCGCCATGAGGTAGGTGTTTCCCACCGAGAGCAGGCTTTGCGCGATAAACAATGCCAGCAGACCCAGCGCGATCAAGTCCAACTGCGGCTGGTTGCCCGCCACGATGACCGTATCTACGAGGATGCGAATCGCCCAGGGTAGCGCCAGCCCGATCAACGTGGACACGATGAGCAGGAATGCGGCAAGCGCAAACCTGCCCCAATAGGGCGCGACCAACGCCATCATGCGGCGCAGGTCGGAGCGAATCTCAGGGGTGATGAATTTGGGTATCTGCATTGGTTTACGCAACCGCCATCCGTTTGAGGGTAATGGCTTTTTCGGGGCAACTGGCGACGCACTCCGCGCAGGCGCGGCAGGCTTCGGCGCGGACTGGGAAGGCTTGTTTCCAGCCGTGCGCCGTGCCCTTGAGCCGTCCCACGAAACTTAACGTGGCGCGCTCTTGCGGCGAAACAATCCCCAATTCGAACACATTGTACGGACAGACCGTCATGCATTCGGCTTTGCCTTCACATTTATTGCGGTCAATGACGGGGATGAAGACGCCAGGGTCTTGT of Anaerolineales bacterium contains these proteins:
- a CDS encoding 4Fe-4S dicluster domain-containing protein, which translates into the protein MQPDTSTCKQDPGVFIPVIDRNKCEGKAECMTVCPYNVFELGIVSPQERATLSFVGRLKGTAHGWKQAFPVRAEACRACAECVASCPEKAITLKRMAVA